TGGTCATGCCAGTCCCCTCTCGGTGAGCAGCGCGTGCACGGCCGCCGCGGACTCCCGCACGCTCTGGTGCTGCGACTCGATCCGCAGATCCGGCGACTCGGGCTCCTCGTAAGGGTCGTCGACCCCGGTCAGCCCGGACAGCTCGCCCGCCGCCTGCTTGGCGTACAGGCCCTTCACGTCCCGCTCGCTGCACACCTCGACCGGCGTCGCCACATGCACCTCCAGATACGCGCTGCCGCCCTCCTGATGGCGCCGCCGCACCGCGTCCCGGCTCTCCGCGTACGGCGCGATCACCGGGACCAGCGCCTTGACGCCGTTACGGGCGAGGAGTTCGGCGAGGAAGCCGACGCGCTGCACGTTGGTGTGCCGGTCCTCGCGGCTGAAGCCGAGGCCGGC
The sequence above is a segment of the Streptomyces griseoviridis genome. Coding sequences within it:
- the cysC gene encoding adenylyl-sulfate kinase, with the protein product MTTTHTTAATETVPPATATAATAVDQQENHVTTGATVWLTGLPSAGKTTIAYELAGRLKAEGHLVEVLDGDEIREFLSAGLGFSREDRHTNVQRVGFLAELLARNGVKALVPVIAPYAESRDAVRRRHQEGGSAYLEVHVATPVEVCSERDVKGLYAKQAAGELSGLTGVDDPYEEPESPDLRIESQHQSVRESAAAVHALLTERGLA